A region from the Lycium barbarum isolate Lr01 chromosome 8, ASM1917538v2, whole genome shotgun sequence genome encodes:
- the LOC132607811 gene encoding uncharacterized protein LOC132607811, with product MEVLLNYQIVSGQRMNRDKSCFYMYKTCAMSLVQDVTKITSFTIGEFPFKYLGYPIFHSRKKKAYYNDLINKVKDRLQNRKGKLMSFGDKVVLINSVVQSMPMYFLSAMVPTKYTIQELHRIFARFYGVTMKIKGIDCYIQYFAHSDILR from the coding sequence ATGGAAGTGTTACTAAACTATCAGATTGTCTCGGGACAAAGGATGAACAGAGATAAGAGCTGCTTTTACATGTATAAAACTTGTGCAATGAGCCTAGTTCAAGATGTAACAAAAATTACTAGTTTTACAATAGGTGAATTTCCATTCAAGTATCTAGGATACCCAATATTTCACAGCAGAAAGAAGAAGGCATATTACAATGATCTGATAAACAAGGTGAAAGACAGGCTACAGAATCGGAAAGGCAAGTTGATGTCTTTTGGAGATAAAGTTGTGCTCATCAACAGTGTTGTTCAAAGTATGCCAATGTATTTTTTGTCTGCCATGGTTCCCACAAAGTATACTATTCAAGAGCTACATAGAATATTTGCCAGATTTTATGGAGTAACAATGAAGATAAAAGGAATAGACTGTTATATCCAGTATTTTGCACATTCagatattttgagataa